The genomic segment AACAACAATAAGGTTGACTTGAGCGTCAAGGGCATCAAGGCAGTGGGTCTGTATGATACGGACGGCACCACATATCTGAGCGGCGGTGATCTGATCATCAACGGCGGCACGCTGAACATTGATTCCACAGACGACTCCCTGCATTGCGGCGGCAATATGTCCATCAACGGGGGCAATATCACCCTGGCTTCTGCGGATGACGGCATGCATTCCGACCATAACCTGACCATCGGGGAAAGCACCACCGGCGGCTATGATGCACCCTGGATCAACGTCACCTATTCCTATGAGGGAGTTGAGGGTCTTACAATTGTGCAGAATTGCGGCACCGTCATGGTAACCTCCAAGGATGACGCCTACAATGCAGCAGGCGGTGCAGACTCCAGCGGCATGGGCGGCGGCTGGGGCGGCGGCTGGGGCGGCGGCAGCGTCGGCGGCGGCAGCTACAGCATGACCTTCAACGGTGGCTATACCTTTGTCAGTGCAGCAGGGGACGGACTGGACTCCAACGGAGAGATGATTTTCAATGGCGGTTATGTATTCGTTTCCCAGACTGGCGGCGGCAACGGCCCTCTGGACTGCGGCGACGGCTATTCCATCACCTACAACGGCGGCACTGTGATTGCTGCGGGCAGCAGTAGTATGTTTGAATATCCTTCCAACAAGGCGTTCCTGTCTACTACATCCGTTTCGGCTGGTTCTACCATCACCTTTACCAATGCAAGTGGTACGGTGATCGCAACCTTTACGCTGCCGAATGCATCCCAGGAAATGGTGCTCTGCTCCACAGAGAGCAACGTAAGCTGCTACACCGGTGGTACCCTCAGCGGCGTTACCTACTTTGGCAGCCAGGACGGCACCAACCGCTGCGGTTACGGGGGAACCATTTCCGGCGGTACCTCTGTCAGCGAATCCGGCGGCGGCGGAAATCGTCCCTGGGGCTGATCCACCAATCTTTATTGAACCAAACGCATGCAGCCCGCAGAGCCATTCTGTGGGCTGCACCTGCTTCAGGGCAGTACTGTAGGATTGTGCAGCCTTGTCTATGCAAAAACACCCGGCAGTTTCATGAGAAGCTGCCGGGTGTTGCTTATAATGTGCCTTCTGTGGAGATGTTCTTTGCGGAACGGAGAATGTATGCGCCGTTCAGTTCCTGGAGCACAAACTCCATTTCCTTTGCTGTTTCCGCCGCACTGTCATGCTTCTGCCAGGAGGGGACTTCCTCCTTGTATGCCACTGTCAGAGTGTAGCGATCCTCCTCCTTGCTGATCTGTTCCACCAACGGGGTGTAGGAGAAATAGGAGGGGGCAGCGGGAATGTTGTAGGATTTGTTGTCAGAGTTGTAATAGAAGCGCATATCCCCTGTGCCGATGGTATGGTGCGAAAAGCTCAGCCCCTCTCCGAACAGCTTTGCTGCATGGGCTTCTATGTCAATGGCAGGTACGGTTACAATGTCCATGGTGTGTTCGTATTTGTCCATGTCTCCATGAATCATGAAGTCCCAGATAGCGGCGGACAGAATCTGATCCGGATCCAGGTCACTGACAGAGTCGAAGTCTGCGATGTCCATGACCACCACCGGCTCCAGAAAGTCCGCGAAATCCTGCTTCTGCGTTTCATTGTTGGCAAAGCCTGCGAACCTTTGCCGCATGCTTTTGCTGATCTGGATACATCCCAGCACAGCGGCAAAGAGAAAGAACACGCCAATGAAAAAATACAGGATCTGTCGGCGGCGGTGCCTGCGTGCCTCCGATGGGGAGGTACCCTCCGCCACTGGCAGCTTGGTCAGCAGCTCGATCTCCTCAATGTTCTCATCCAGAGCGCTTTGCAGGGTTTTCAGCAATGCAGGCTGCGCTTTTTTTGACTTGCTGTGGGGCTTGCGGGGAGGCGTGTCCTTCACCAGGGGCTTGGCGTGCTGGATGGGAATGTCCAGCAGCGGCGGATCCGCCGGTTCCTGAATGATCTTTACCGGTTTGGGCTCCGGCTTTGGTTCCGTTTTTTTTCGTGGCTTTTCTTTTTTTGCCGGGGCAGCAGCTTCCCGGATGGGCTGCGGTTCCGGTTTCTGTGCCGGAGGTGTGGGTTCTTCCCGGCGTGGGGGCTGATGATAGCCCAGCTCTGCCAGCAGACTATCAATATCACTCTGAGAGCTGTGCCCGGTGCGGGGAAAACGCTGTTCTGTTTCTGTTGGCATGATACGTCTGCTTCTCCTTTATGGGGGATCCGGTCAGCGGATCTGTCCCTCTCCGTTAATCAGGTACTTGACCGTGGTCAGCTCATGAAGCCCCATGGGCCCACGGGCATGCAGCTTTTGGGTGGAAATGCCGATTTCTGCGCCCATGCCGAATTCGCCGCCGTCGGTGAAACGGGTGGAGGCGTTCACATAAACGGCTGCTGCGTCCACCTGGGTCTGGAACTTCCGTGCATGCTCCAGGGAACGGGTCACAATGGCTTCGGAATGCTTGGTGCCATATCTGGAAATGTGGGCGATGGCTTCGTCAATGGAGTCCACCACCTTCACGGAAATGTCATAGGACAGGTATTCCTTGGCATAGTCCTCCTCTGTGGCAGGCTGTACATCCGGCCCCAGAATGGAGCGGGTGGTCTGACAGCCATGCATGACCACCTTGTGCTGATCCAGTCTTGCTTTGATCAGAGGCAAAGCCTCCTGGGCAATGTCCTTATGCACCAGCAGACTCTCCACCGCATTGCATACGGAGGGACGCTGGGTCTTGCCGTTGTCCACAATGTTAACTGCCATTTCCAGATCTGCACTGTCGTCCACATATACGTGGCAGTTGCCGGTGCCGGTCTGGATCACCGGAACGGATGCATGCTCCACCACTGCCCGGATCAGTCCGGCGCCGCCCCGGGGAATCAGCACATCCAGATACTGATTCATGCGCATCATCTTTTCTGCTGTTTCATGGGAGGTGTCGTCCACGAACTGCACCACGTCCGCCGGCAGACCGGCGCTTTCCACTGCTTCCCGCATGACTGCCACCAGGTGGGCGTTGGAGCAGAGAGCTTCCTTGCCGCCCCGGAGGATCACCGCATTGCCTGCTTTCAGGCACAAGGTAGCAGCGTCCACCGTCACATTGGGTCGGGACTCGAAAATAATGCCGATGACGCCCAGGGGTACCCGGGTCTTGAGAATCTGCAGACCGTTGGGGCGGATGGTGCCATGCTCCACAGAGCCTACGATATCGTCCATGTCAATGAGGGTGCGCACGCTGGCTGCAATGGCAACGATACGCTGGGGATTCAGCAGCAGCCGGTCAATCATGGACTGGGACATGCCATTGGCAACTGCCCGTTCAATGTCCTCCTGATTTTTTTTGACGATCTCGCCCGTTCTGGCGATCAGTGCGTCCGCAATGGCAGCAAGGGCAGCATTCTTCACTGCCGGCGCAGCTGCGGCTATGGCAGGTGCAGCCGCCTGTGCCCGTTTTCCCAGTTCCAGTATGTCAGTCATATAAACCATCCTTTCTTGTCGGCTGCACAGGGCAGCGTTGAGTATCGTCAGTTCGTCTTTGCCAGGAAACGTGTGCCTACCGGCTTGCCGTCAAACAAATCGTACAGCAGCTCCGGTTGGCTGCCATTGAGGATCACCATGTCTATGCCGGCAGCAGTGGCGATCTTGGCAGCGTTGATCTTGGTTGCCATACCGCCGGTACCCAGGGCAGTGCCTGCTCCGCCGGCGATGGATTCAATATGTGCGTCAATATGTTCCACCACCGGGATCAGCTTTGCATGCTCACAGCGGCGGGGATCCTCTGAATACAGTCCGTCAATGTCGGACAGGATCACCAGCAGATCGGCGTTTACCAGAGAAGCCACAATGGCGGACAGGGAGTCATTTTCCCCGATCTCCAATTCCAGCTCGTCAATGGCGACTGTATCATTTTCATTGAAAATGGGGATCACGTTCATGTCCAGCAGCCGCTGGAAGCAGTTTTTTACGTTGTTGATCCGTTCGTTTTCCAGAATGGTTTTGGTCAGCAGGATCTGGGCTACGGTGATCCCGTAGTTTGCAAACTGCTGATCGTACATATCCATCAGCTCACACTGTCCTACGGCAGCAGCAGCCTGCTTGGTGGGGGTATCCTTGGGTCGCTCCAGCAGCCGCAGCTTGCCGCAGCCCAACGCAATGGCACCGGAGGATACCAGAATGATCTCCTTGCCCGCATTGTGCAAGTCTGCCAGGATCCGGATCAGATTGTGCATCCGCCGCAGATTCAGCCTGCCGGTTTTATGGGTCAGCGTGGAGGAACCCAGCTTGACAACCACACGCTTTTTTTCAGAAATATTCAATGTATTCAACCTCAGTTTACAAGATTTTGCGGATTTCCCGCAAGAAAATGCTGTAAATTATCCGTCACGATCCCCAGCAGTCTTTGCCGGGTCTCCAGGGGTGCCCATGCAATATGGGGCGTGATGACGCAGTTTTTCGCATGCCGCAGGGGCGTATCCGGGTTCATGGGCTCCTGCTGCAACACGTCCAGGTATGCGCCGGCGATGACGTCATTGTTCAGAGCCTCTGCCAGGTCATGCTCTGCCACTACGCCGCCCCGGGCGGTATTGATGAGAATGGCGGAGGGCTTCATGCTGCCCAGCCGAATGGCATTGACCAGCTGGCGGGTATCCTCTGTCAGAGGACAGTGAAGGGTCAGCACATCCGCCCTTGCAAATGCCTCTGCCAGGGTGACCATAGGGTAGGGAGCATGCGCCGGTACGGTACGGGTGCTGACCAGTACCTGCATCCCGAACGCGTCGGCGATTTTTGCAACGGCTTTCCCGATGCTGCCAAAGCCGATGACGGACAGGGTTTTCCCTGCCAGTTCCATGGTAGGGTAGGGGAAATAAGAAAAGGTCGGGGAGGTGCACCACTTGCCCTGCCGCACGTCCAGGTTATACAGGGGCAGCTTGCTGAAATGATCCAGCATGAAAGCAAATACCAGCTGTGCCACGGCGTTGGTGGAGTAACTGCCAGCGTTGCAGACCCGGATGCCCCGGGCGGTAGCGGCAGGAATGTCCACATTGTTGTAGCCGGTGGCGAACAGCCCGATATACTTCAGATTGGGGCATGCTTCTATAACTTCTCCGGTAATAGGCACCTTGTTGCACAGCACCAGCTCTGCGTCCCCGATCCGGGCGGCAGCCTCCCCGGGGCTTGTCAGACTGTAGCAGTCGATCTCATCCGCAAAGGGGCGGAAGCATTCCGGGGAAAGATCCTCATGGGCGGTCATGGTTGCCCAATCCAGAATCACAAGCCTCATGCCTTTGCTTCCTCGTCGGTCTTGCCCTTGGGGGCATTCTTTTTTGCCCGGGTGTGGTCGATGCATACGGTTACAATGGCAAGGATCAGCATCACCAGTTCAAATACGCCGATGCCGTAGAACCAGGTGCGGCTTTCGTTGATATACAGCAGCAGGGTGGCAGGAACGGCAACCGCAAAGACTAGCTGGTACATGCGGCGCATGCGGATAAACTGGATCACAAAAAAGATCGTGGCGATCACGCAGAAAATCAGATGGGATTGAAACGGCAGCGGAAAAACAGTACTTTCCATAAGTGCAGGCTGCAAATGCAGCCACTCCTTTCTCGAGATGGGTCGATTATTCAGATGCTCATACATATAGTATAGCATGGAACAGTGGAATTTTCAAGTGTATCTGCATAGCTTTTCGCAATCCGGCTCGTTTTTTGCAGACTGTCGGATTTTGACGAACCAACGGGGCGCTTGTGCATATACTATCCTTGGGTACGGAAAACGTATCCGATATAAGGGGGAGGATGTATATGTGTTGTCTGAAAAGCGGATGCCCGGCAATTTTACTGTCCATTCTGGGAGGCGTAGGTGCAGCGCTGCTGTACTACTTTGACTTTCTGACGCTGACTGTGGCGGCACCCTATGTGGTGCCCATTGCACTGGTGCTGATCGTCATTGCTGCAACAGCAGCCATCGCTTCTGCCGCATGCTCTGTCATGTG from the Ruminococcus champanellensis 18P13 = JCM 17042 genome contains:
- a CDS encoding glutamate-5-semialdehyde dehydrogenase, which produces MTDILELGKRAQAAAPAIAAAAPAVKNAALAAIADALIARTGEIVKKNQEDIERAVANGMSQSMIDRLLLNPQRIVAIAASVRTLIDMDDIVGSVEHGTIRPNGLQILKTRVPLGVIGIIFESRPNVTVDAATLCLKAGNAVILRGGKEALCSNAHLVAVMREAVESAGLPADVVQFVDDTSHETAEKMMRMNQYLDVLIPRGGAGLIRAVVEHASVPVIQTGTGNCHVYVDDSADLEMAVNIVDNGKTQRPSVCNAVESLLVHKDIAQEALPLIKARLDQHKVVMHGCQTTRSILGPDVQPATEEDYAKEYLSYDISVKVVDSIDEAIAHISRYGTKHSEAIVTRSLEHARKFQTQVDAAAVYVNASTRFTDGGEFGMGAEIGISTQKLHARGPMGLHELTTVKYLINGEGQIR
- the proB gene encoding glutamate 5-kinase — protein: MSEKKRVVVKLGSSTLTHKTGRLNLRRMHNLIRILADLHNAGKEIILVSSGAIALGCGKLRLLERPKDTPTKQAAAAVGQCELMDMYDQQFANYGITVAQILLTKTILENERINNVKNCFQRLLDMNVIPIFNENDTVAIDELELEIGENDSLSAIVASLVNADLLVILSDIDGLYSEDPRRCEHAKLIPVVEHIDAHIESIAGGAGTALGTGGMATKINAAKIATAAGIDMVILNGSQPELLYDLFDGKPVGTRFLAKTN
- a CDS encoding D-2-hydroxyacid dehydrogenase translates to MRLVILDWATMTAHEDLSPECFRPFADEIDCYSLTSPGEAAARIGDAELVLCNKVPITGEVIEACPNLKYIGLFATGYNNVDIPAATARGIRVCNAGSYSTNAVAQLVFAFMLDHFSKLPLYNLDVRQGKWCTSPTFSYFPYPTMELAGKTLSVIGFGSIGKAVAKIADAFGMQVLVSTRTVPAHAPYPMVTLAEAFARADVLTLHCPLTEDTRQLVNAIRLGSMKPSAILINTARGGVVAEHDLAEALNNDVIAGAYLDVLQQEPMNPDTPLRHAKNCVITPHIAWAPLETRQRLLGIVTDNLQHFLAGNPQNLVN